From the genome of Papaver somniferum cultivar HN1 chromosome 2, ASM357369v1, whole genome shotgun sequence, one region includes:
- the LOC113350481 gene encoding U3 small nucleolar RNA-associated protein 14-like, whose amino-acid sequence MLNPEDLMTGWKKVSMMHYRRNTSRHLCSAAIDGPMIEEYAFSFSYSNSDEAERSKKATSSGRRVFGSAAKNQSEDTSNRVDRDRNMATEDVCDAVSGRNMLVSQKNIHIAPGGALSGTGQEPVLKSFNDIVGEPGPKTTYDVAIFVSNSFKKMKSENKKSSTNKKNSKEVDFALPLKEEDEDSGSESGEEMVDGILTSGTKQADLIRNAFAGDDVEEEFEKERLETLNEENPEPGKPTLVPGWGQWTHIQKKKGLPSWMVEEHAIAQKKREDALKERKDSHLKHVIISARLDKKAEKLHTATVPYPFTSKEQYESHLRVPLGPDFNPATKVGALHNIVV is encoded by the exons AAGACACCTCTGTTCTGCAGCTATTGATGGACCTATGATAGAAGAATATGCTT TTTCATTTAGCTATTCGAATTCTGATGAAGCAGAACGTTCGAAGAAAGCAACATCAAGTGGTAGACGCGTTTTCGGCTCGGCAGCTAAAAATCAGTCTGAGGATACATCAAACAGGGTGGATAGGGATAGAAATATGGCaactgaagatgtttgtgatgCTGTATCCGGCAGAAATATGTTGGTTTCACAGAAGAATATTCACATTGCTCCTGGTGGTGCACTTAGTGGCACCGGTCAGGAACCTGTTCTTAAG AGTTTTAATGATATCGTTGGAGAGCCTGGCCCGAAGACGACGTATGATGTTGCTATTTTTGTGTCGAACTCCTTCAAGAAG AtgaaaagtgaaaataaaaaatcaagtacGAATAAAAAGAACTCGAAGGAAGTAGACTTTGCCTTGCCGCTTAAG gAGGAAGACGAGGATAGTGGTAGTGAGAGTGGAGAAGAGATGGTTGACGGAATTCTTACTTCTGGTACCAAGCAAGCAGATCTTATACGCAATGCTTTTGCTGGTGATGATGTGGAGGAAGAGTTTGAGAAGGAAAGATTAGAAACTCTGAATGAGGAAAATCCTGAACCTGGGAAGCCAACTCTAGTTCCAGGCTGGGGTCAGTGGACTCATATTCAAAAGAAGAAAGGTTTACCTTCTTGGATGGTCGAAGAGCATGCAATTGCACAAAAGAAAAGGGAAGATGCGCTAAAAGAGAGAAAAGATTCACATCTCAAGCATGTAATTATTTCTGCGAGGCTTGACAAGAAG GCTGAGAAGCTACATACAGCGACAGTGCCGTATCCATTCACATCCAAAGAACAGTATGAAAGTCATCTCCGAGTGCCTCTTGGACCCGATTTCAACCCGGCCACAAAAGTTGGAGCCCTTCATAATATTGTGGTCTAA